DNA sequence from the Candidatus Zixiibacteriota bacterium genome:
ACAAAATACCCAGCGCATTACATGGCCGCACTCCTGACCTCCGAAATGCAGGACAGCGATAGAATATATGTCCTTCTCGAGGAATGCCGCAGAATGGGAATCTCCGTACTTCCACCCGATGTCAACGAGTCTTTATTTGATTTTAGCGTGGCTGAGGGAACTATCCGCTTTGGACTTCAGGCTGTTAAGAATGTTGGCGAAGGCCCGGCACGCTCGATTATGACTGAAAGAAAAACCAAAGGACAGTTCACCAGCCTTGCTGATATGGCCGGGCGCATTCCCTCAAAAATGATAAACCGCAGAACGCTTGAGTCATTGATCGCCGGTGGCGCATGCGATTCTCTCCAAGGCAGTCGGGCACAGAAATTTGCCGCAGTCGAACGGATACTTGAATTTGGACAGAAAGCTTTCGAAAAAGCCAACAGCCATGATCTCTTTGCCCTCAGCGGAGGAGCGGTTGAGCGGACAGCCCCCGAGTATGAACAAATCGACGAATGGCCGACCTCGATCCGACTTGCAAAAGAGAAAGAAATGCTTGGTTTTTATATTTCCGGGCATCCGTTGGACAGGTTTAAAGATGAACTTCGCTTGTTCACTACCTGCGCAACCGAAGGCTTAGCCAAAATACCCGATGGACGAGAAGTGACTGTCGGCGGGATTATTTCATCGGTTAAGAAGAAGCTTGATAAAAAAGGGAACGCCATGGCTTTTGCCACTCTTGAAGACTTTTCGGGAAACGTGGAACTCATCCTTTTTTCCGATTGTTATGAGAAAGGCAAAGATTGTATAGAGGTTGAGCGGATGGTTCTGGTGACCGGACGGGTTTCGACCCGTGAAGGAGAATACCCGAAGATTGTCGGAACTGAAATTGTTGCTCTGGAGAAGCTGGCCGAACGATTCAAATGCCAACTGGTAATAAAGATAAGCGCAGATTGCTCCGACAGTACATTAGAAAAGACATTGGCCTCGCTCAGTGAATACAAAGGCACCGCGCCGGTACTGGTCGCGGCCAGAGAAAACGGATCGGAAGTTTATATACGAGCGAAAAAGTATTCGGTCACGCTCGATTTTGAGCTGTTGAATAGACTAAAAGAAATACTCGGTGGGTCATCGGCTTATTTGCGGCCTATCCCCGATAATATGAGTGAACCAGCTGAGAGAAACAAATAACTCGATAAGGCAGACATTTCCCATGAAATCAAAACTACCAGCTATTCTCTCCGTCTTACTACTTTTCACCGCGGCCACTTTCCTTATGGCAGCCCCAAAACCTGCCAAATCCGATAAACTTCCGAAACGACAAATCGATAAAACTAAAATTACTTGGCTTCCCTACGATGTCGGCTATTCGTATGCCAAGGCCGAAAAGAAACATCTCTTTATTGACTTTACTGCCGTCTGGTGCGGCTGGTGTAAAAAGATGGACAAGGAAACATTCCAAGATACCGCAGTCATACGAGCGGTAAATGAAAATTTTATCCCAGTTAAAGTCTGGGGAGATACCGATAGTCTGTTGGAATTCGACGGATATAAAATCACGCAGAAAGATTTAGCTCATACTGAATTTGGGGTTGATGGTTACCCGGCATTTTGGTTTCAATCCCATGAGGGGAGAAAAGTCGGTCCTCTGCCTGGATATAGGGATAGCGCCACCATGCTCAAAGTCTTTGATTACGTCAAAGAGTACAAATACGACACGACCCGCACGGGAAACAACGCCGAAAAGAGCGAAATAAAGAAATAGTCCGCTTTTATTGGTGACAGGTCTGCTGGCCAAATCTATATTGGCTTCTGTATAAGAGATATTAAGTTTAATGAAACCTTTTGTTCAGGAATTCCAATGTTGAAACAGATCACACATATCCTATCAATTTCTCTACTTGTTGCGCTATTGTTAGCATGCAGTAAAGACGACAGCGCTTCGCAGACCGGCGACGACTCCTCTTCCGTTACTGATAATCAGCCGGCCAATATCGGCCAGTCCGTCCCACAGGATACCGCAGGGTCGCTTCCCAAAGTTGCATCGACCGATTCGGGGGCCCAAGGGATCGTTCCAAGCGACGGCAAAATTACCGAAAGCCCAAAAGAAATTATGCTTGATCCGAGCGCGGTATCGTTTGCGGCTTATGACAGCGATGGAAACTTGCGGAATTCAAGCGAATGGATTGGCAAGAAGGCCGTGGTAATTAACTTTTGGGGGACATGGTGCCCTCCTTGCCGCGCCGAAATCCCCGCGCTGGTGCAACTCTATGATGAATATAAAGACCAAGGCGTCGAGATTGTATCTATTGCCTTAAATGATACGCCTGAAAAAGTAAATGGCTACGCGGCCAAAGCCGATATGCGATGGATACAACTTATGGGAGATGAGAGTGTTGTCTCTAAATTCGGAAGCATCACAGCCGTCCCGACAACAATCTTTCTTTCTCCGTCGGGAAAAGAGATTCAGCGATTTGTCGGCTCGCGCGACCATGGGACATTCAAGAGCGCATTTGAGTTGGTTTCAAAGTCTTAGATTATGTTTTTATAACCAGAATGTTCAAAGCGGTGGACTCACACAGTCCGCCGTTTTTTTTTATGCGAAGACAGCTAACTATTTCTTCTGCCGTTGCTCATGCTGATCCAGCAGAACCAGCTCTTTCTCAAGTCTTTCTCTTTTAGCCGCATCCGGCTCGGCCTTAATCATTTTTCGAATGGCCGGCTTTATGTCGTCATTGAGCGCATACACGCCATCGCGTTCAACAAACCACTCTTTCCCATACAATCCCGATAACGAACGGAACGCTGCGATGCGGACGCTTTCAACAGGATGAGTCATGCTCGAAAGCACGAACTCACGAGCGTTCTCCCGCACTTCCGGAGTCGCGCTCAATGTCCCTCCAGTCACGCCTCCGAAATGCCCCAATGCAAAAATTGCGGCCTTATGACCGGTTGTATCAAGATTATTTAGAAGCGGCAGAGCGGCCTCCGCGCCGCCGAAGGCTAAGATCCCCTGCATTGCAGTTGTGCGAAGGGCTTCATGGAGAGATGTATCGCTAAAAAACTGTGTGAGCCTTCCAACCAGTGAATCCCCTTGGTAATGGATATTGAGCAGGCCGCGAATGATCTCAATGTGAAGTGTCTCGGGCAGGCTGTCGTTAAGCAAGGCAAGTGTCAAAGCTGGAATCACTTCGTGTCCGTAGGTGGGCAAAGCAAGTATGAGCGAAGAGATGGATTGCTGCGCGACCTTGGTGTTATCGTTTAGTCCTTTAACGTAGAGGGCGCGTCCTTGGACGGTCTCGTATGCTTTTAGCTTTTGAAGGAGGGAATATCCCGACGCGCGCGCTTGATCCGTCTGAAAGTTGGGGTTGCTGTCGAGCGCGGAGGTAAGCGCCGGGACAACAATATCTGCGGGCCAGAGCGCAAGGTTATCGCGAAGAGCTGAACTGGAATTTGCGGCCAAGCTATCAAGAAAGCTATCGATATATTTTTCGTAATATTCAGGCGTTCCTCGCTCAGGCTCGAAAGAACATCCGGCGATAAAAGAGACTGCCAGAGTAAGAGCTACAACTCTCCAAGAATTTAATAATAATACCTTGAGCTTCATGTTTGTTCGTTCCTCAAACTATTGTTTATGAATATTCTATTTTCACCCGGCAACTCATATGGATCACCTGACAGTCAGATTCCAATAAGCGAACCGTTTGTTAGACTATTATTATAATACTCTACGATTCAGATGTCTTGTATTTTGAAAAATAACGAATTTCAGGGACACACCCAAATCCTTCCTTTTGAAAGGCCGAAGTTGACGGATCATTCATTTCATCAATCAACGCCGCAATCACCAATGCCCCGCGAGAATAAAGGAAATCTTC
Encoded proteins:
- a CDS encoding thioredoxin fold domain-containing protein, giving the protein MKSKLPAILSVLLLFTAATFLMAAPKPAKSDKLPKRQIDKTKITWLPYDVGYSYAKAEKKHLFIDFTAVWCGWCKKMDKETFQDTAVIRAVNENFIPVKVWGDTDSLLEFDGYKITQKDLAHTEFGVDGYPAFWFQSHEGRKVGPLPGYRDSATMLKVFDYVKEYKYDTTRTGNNAEKSEIKK
- a CDS encoding TlpA disulfide reductase family protein, coding for MLKQITHILSISLLVALLLACSKDDSASQTGDDSSSVTDNQPANIGQSVPQDTAGSLPKVASTDSGAQGIVPSDGKITESPKEIMLDPSAVSFAAYDSDGNLRNSSEWIGKKAVVINFWGTWCPPCRAEIPALVQLYDEYKDQGVEIVSIALNDTPEKVNGYAAKADMRWIQLMGDESVVSKFGSITAVPTTIFLSPSGKEIQRFVGSRDHGTFKSAFELVSKS